A section of the Humulus lupulus chromosome 2, drHumLupu1.1, whole genome shotgun sequence genome encodes:
- the LOC133818587 gene encoding uncharacterized protein LOC133818587, giving the protein MRKFASRHISQHMRWHHEGRVKEDGIMRHPADGKAWKDFDRSNPAFAMEPRNVRLGLATDGFNPFGNMSLSYSKWHVVLTTYNLPPWLCMKETNFMLTLLIPGPHSPGKDFDVFLRPLVDELKELWVNDVQTRDVVDGSFFKLRATLLWTINDFPAMSSLSGWSGQGYTTCPTCNVSTPSVRLQNKVAFYGHRHFLPLGHQIRKKKKLYGSVEKRPPREEFSTEVIFTQMNFMPESLPGKHVSYGGQKRKHTKEQVGWRKKNIFFELPYWANMKLRHNLDVMHVEKNVCDSLVGTIVGLENKTKDTISARVDLEKMKIRPELHLRMVNGRMEKPAAKYTFIPENRHKFCRFLKSVKFLDGFASNLRKNVIENDNKITGLKSHDCHVMLQRLLPIGVHSFLEKPIAKTIIDLCTFFKIICARTLIVSDLEKVKTLIVEILCGLEIIFPLAFFDVMVHLMIHLPQEAIDGGPVHMRWMYPFERYMKKLKHYVRNKARPEGYVVDKALTFYSMYFKGVETRFNRPDRNVDAIPSPKKLSVFQSQGRPIGKMTLTTLDDELKKTAEWYILNNCIEILPYIQ; this is encoded by the coding sequence ATGCGAAAATTCGCGTCAAGGCAcatttctcaacatatgagatggcatcatgAAGGGCGTGTTAAAGAAGATGGTATCATGCGTCATCCTGCAGATGGGAAAGCATGGAAGGATTTTGACCGTAGCAATCCAGCGTTTGCAATGGAACCTAGGAATGTGCGCCTTGGATTGGCTACTGATGGATTCAATCCTTTTGGAAATATGAGTTTGTCTTATAGCAAGTGGCATGTTGTGTTAACAACTTACAATTTGCCACCGTGGTTATGCATGAAAGAGACTAACTTTATGTTGACTTTATTAATTCCTGGGCCACATTCACCtggaaaagattttgatgttttcttaaggcCATTGGTTGATGAGTTGAAGGAATTATGGGTGAACGATGTTCAGACTCGGGATGTTGTTGATGGTAGTTTTTTTAAGCTTCGAGCAACTTTATTGTGGACTATAAATGATTTTCCAGCGATGAGTAGTctttctggatggagtggtcaaggTTACACTACTTGTCCTACTTGCAATGTATCAACACCATCAGTCCGTTTGCAAAATAAGGTTGCATTTTACGGTCACAGACATTTTTTACCATTGGGACACCAAATTAGAAAAAAGAAGAAGTTATATGGTTCAGTTGAGAAAAGACCACCTCGAGAGGAATTTAGCACTGAAGTTATTTTCACACAAATGAATTTTATGCCTGAAtctcttcctggtaagcatgtTAGCTACGGTGGACAAAAAAGGAAACACACAAAAGAGCAAGTTGGTTGGCGTAAAAAAAACATTTTctttgagctcccatattgggccaaTATGAAGTTGCGACACAACCTAGACGTCATGCATGTTGAAAAAAATGTATGCGACAGCTTAGTTGGCACAATAGTCGGGTTGGAAAATAAGACCAAAGATACAATTAGCGCTAGAGTAGatttggagaagatgaagataaGGCCAGAATTGCATCTGAGAATGGTAAATGGTCGAATGGAAAAGCCGGCAGCGAAATACACATTTATTCCTGAAAATCGGCATAAGTTTTGTCGATTTTTGAAATCAGTCAAATTTCTAGATGGGTTTGCATCTAATCTAAGGAAGAATGTGATTGAAAATGACAATAAGATTACtgggttgaaatcccacgatTGTCATGTCATGTTGCAACGTCTTTTGCCAATTGGTGTTCATTCATTCCTAGAAAAACCTATTGCTAAGACCATTATTGACTTGTGCACTTTCTTCAAGATTATTTGTGCTAGAACTCTGATTGTTTCTGATTTGGAGAAAGTGAAAACATTAATTGTTGAAATTCTTTGCGGACTAGAAATCATTTTTCCACTAGCGTTTTTTGATGTTATGGTTCACCTAATGATACATTTGCCTCAAGAAGCAATAGATGGAGGTCCAGtacacatgaggtggatgtatccctttgagagatacatgaaaaaattgaaacaTTATGTGCgtaataaagctcgtcctgaggGGTATGTCGTTGATAAAGCATTGACATTCTATTCTATGTACTTCAAAGGGGTGGAAACAAGGTTTAATCGTCCAGATAGAAATGTTGATGCAATTCCATCACCAAAGAAGTTGTCTGTGTTTCAATCTCAGGGTCGTCCGATCGGTAAGATGACATTAACAACTTTGGACGATGAACTTAAAAAAACTGCTGAGTGGTACATTCTCAACAATTGCATTGAGATTCTCCCATATATTCAATAA